Proteins encoded in a region of the Athene noctua chromosome 4, bAthNoc1.hap1.1, whole genome shotgun sequence genome:
- the FNIP2 gene encoding folliculin-interacting protein 2 isoform X5, giving the protein MAEDASVKASAKNCQASNGNNNISSHSPSISCMQNIKEQIPKYQYTRPASDVNMLGEMMFGSVAMSYKGSTLKIHYIRSPPQLMISKVFSARVGSFSGSNNNLQDSFEYINQDPSLGKLSSNQNGLGTCRSGSNLGVLQLCSSKLLQGVSEGGPLRLIRSASFFAAHSTPVDMPSRGQNEDRDSGIARSASLSSLLVTPFPSPSSSSSSSSSYQRRWLRSQTTSLENGIIPRWSTEEMFSMADESCSSNPAMVRRKKIAISIIFSLPEKEEAQRNFQDFFFSHFPLFESHMNKLKYAIEKAMISCRKIAESSQRVQVYISRVMDALGEFRVTIWNLYSVPRIAEPVWLNMMSSTLEKNQLCQRFLKEFTFLIEQINKNQFFAALLTAVLTYHLAWVPTVMPVDHPPIKAFSEKRTSQSVNMLAKSHPYNPLWAQLGDLYGAIGSPVRLTRTVIVGKRKELVQRLLYVLTYFIRCSELQENQLTWSEKAGEGEQVLNGSKITTALEKGEVEESDYVVVTVKNEPALVPPILPPKNDGSKNNSITEWVHDPESTHAVSASSKEKREVIGKASQNSEASVDCLTSSFHKGAGDGRKRTVTDTGIVSYHFEEPSKLEDLMDIKKSKNQNERKVEKQLSSRSSALPCPERTGHRSSHLEKVTFQIGSSASPESDLETHRKEMEESLKAFRRNPEVIHCASSSTNLTVDASLNQKESCEAVFIPFSKHNVCYAQIPHCEGKESILNQCMESKGTETNLVNTISSEPLLSTDNIETVKLPSLKETRILCPGSLENCSHGCMEVGSAVKEDSPKVGAKDVPYGDAERKISFRVEGDIPRNESSDSALGASDEEGDCCIPDEVHHGNVSKRLEEFAEVELPLPRSNTISSQCVKNFGRSLLGGYCHTYIPDLVLHGINNDEKLKQCLLADLLHAMHHPVLDEPIAEAVCIIADTDKWNVQVATSQRKMMDNMKLGKDVLVSSQVSSLLQSILQLYKLNVPADFCIMHLEDRLQEMYLKSKMLSEYLRGHTRVHVKELGIVLGIESNDLPLLAAIASTHSPYVAQILL; this is encoded by the exons ATGGCAGAGGATGCTTCTGTAAAGGCTTCTGCCAAGAACTGCCAAGCTAGCAATGGGAACAACAATATTTCCTCCCATAGTCCCTCAATAAGCTGTATGCAAAATATCAAAGAACAGATACCGAAGTATCAG TACACCAGACCAGCCTCTGATGTCAACATGCTGGGAGAAATGATGTTTGGCTCAGTGGCAATGAGTTACAAAGGCTCCACCTTGAAAATTCACTACATACG CTCTCCCCCACAGCTGATGATAAGTAAAGTCTTCTCAGCCAGGGTAGGAAGCTTCAGTGGAAGCAACAATAA cTTACAAGATAGCTTTGAATACATCAATCAAGATCCTAGCCTGGGAAAGCTGAGCTcaaatcagaatggtttgggaaCCTGTCGCAGTGGAAGTAATTTAG GTGTGTTACAGCTGTGTAGCAGCAAACTGCTGCAGGGTGTGTCTGAAGGAGGTCCCCTCCGGCTCATCCGCAGTGCTTCTTTCTTTGCAG CACACAGCACGCCTGTTGACATGCCTAGCAGAGGACAAAATGAGGACAGAGACAGCGGCATTGCTCGGTCAG CATCTCTGAGCAGTCTTCTGGTCACTCCCTTTCCATCTCCAAgctcttcatcatcatcttctaGCAGCTACCAACGTCGCTGGCTCCGAAGTCAGACAACCAGTTTAGAGAACGGAATTATTCCGAGGTG GTCCACCGAAGAAATGTTTAGCATGGCTGATGAAAGCTGCAGCTCCAATCCTGCAATGGTTcggaggaaaaaaattgcaatcaGCATAATCTTTTCTCTGCCTGAAAAAGAAGAAGCACAGAGAAACTTCcaggatttctttttctctcactttccTCTCTTTGAATCTCATATGAACAAGCTGAAATATGCGATAGAAAAG GCCATGATCTCATGTAGAAAAATAGCAGAATCCAGCCAAAGAGTGCAGGTTTATATCAGCCGTGTCATGGATGCCCTGGGAGAATTCAG AGTTACCATCTGGAACCTATATTCTGTTCCAAGGATTGCAGAGCCTGTCTGGCTTAATATGATGTCCAGCACCCTAGAAAAGAATCAGCTATGCCAGCGTTTTCTTAAAGAATTTACATTTCTGATAGAACAGATCAACAAAAATCA GTTCTTTGCCGCTTTGTTAACTGCGGTGCTGACGTATCATCTGGCTTGGGTCCCAACAGTAATGCCGGTTGACCATCCTCCCATAAAGGCCTTCTCTGAGAAGCGCACATCACAGTCTGTGAACATGCTGGCGAAATCCCATCCGTATAACCCTCTGTGGGCACAGCTTG GTGATCTCTATGGTGCCATAGGCTCTCCAGTTAGATTGACTCGAACTGTTATTGTTGGAAAACGCAAGGAGTTGGTGCAGCGCTTGCTCTATGTTCTAACTTACTTCATTCGGTGCTCTGAGCTGCAGGAAAATCAACTGACATGGAGTGAGAAGGCTGGGGAAGGAGAGCAAGTGCTAAACGGAAGCAAGATCACAACTGCACTAGAAAAAGGAGAGGTAGAGGAGTCTGATTATGTAGTTGTCACTGTTAAAAATGAACCTGCTCTTGTGCCTCCAATCCTACCTCCAAAGAATGATGGAAGTAAGAACAATAGTATTACAGAGTGGGTACATGACCCAGAAAGCACTCATGCTGTCTCAGCCTcttcaaaagaaaagagagaagtgaTAGGAAAGGCCAGTCAGAACTCCGAAGCATCTGTCGACTGTCTAACTAGCAGTTTTCATAAAGGAGCAGGTGATGGTAGGAAAAGAACTGTCACGGATACAGGAATCGTATCCTACCACTTTGAAGAGCCATCTAAATTGGAGGATTTAATGGATATAAAGAAGAGCAAGAACCAGAATGAGAGAAAAGTGGAAAAGCAATTGTCTAGTAGGTCATCTGCTTTACCTTGTCCTGAAAGGACTGGCCACAGGAGTTCACACTTAGAAAAGGTCACCTTTCAGATTGGAAGCTCTGCATCACCAGAGTCAGACTTAGAAACTCatagaaaagaaatggaagaaagtcTGAAGGCATTCAGAAGAAATCCAGAGGTGATACATTGTGCCTCAAGTTCCACAAATCTGACTGTGGATGCTTCCCTGAATCAGAAAGAAAGTTGTGAAGCTGTCTTTATACCCTTCAGTAAACATAATGTTTGTTATGCACAAATCCCACATTGTGAGGGCAAGGAGAGTATACTTAACCAATGTATGGAAAGTAAAGGAACTGAAACGAATTTAGTGAACACTATATCTAGTGAACCACTTTTGTCCACagataatatagaaactgtaaaATTGCCAAGCCTAAAAGAAACTAGAATTTTATGTCCTGGCAGTCTGGAGAACTGTTCCCATGGCTGCATGGAAGTAGGTTCTGCTGTCAAAGAGGATTCCCCTAAAGTAGGTGCTAAAGATGTCCCCTATGGGGATGCTGAAAGGAAAATCTCCTTCAGAGTTGAAGGGGACATTCCAAGGAATGAGAGTTCGGACAGTGCCCTTGGAGCCAGTGATGAAGAAGGTGACTGTTGTATCCCTGATGAAGTGCATCATGGTAATGTCAGCAAAAGACTTGAAGAGTTTGCAGAAGTGGAACTTCCTTTACCAAG gtcAAATACAATCAGCAGTCAATGCGTGAAAAATTTTGGAAGATCACTTCTAGGTGGTTACTGTCACACATATATACCTGATCTAGTGCTACATGGAATAAATAATGATGAAAAACTCAAGCAGTGTCTACTAGCAGACCTACTTCATGCAATGCAT CATCCTGTGCTAGATGAGCCCATAGCAGAAGCTGTCTGCATTATTGCAGACACAGATAAATGGAACGTTCAAGTAGCTACAAGCCAGAGAAAGATGATGGACAATATGAAGTTAGGCAAGGATGTTTTGGTTTCAAGTCAAGTATCCAGTTTATTGCAGTCTATTTTACAGCTTTACAAACTCAACGTCCCAGCTGACTTT